The window GAAATCAAATGGCTTTCATCCAAAAACTAGAAGTTGTGGGTATGTTTGTGGTTCTCAtccatctttttattttcttttcattttaacttttctGATTCTAATCGAGTTTTTGCATTTGGATTTTCATATGGTCTTAAAAGAGCACGCTCGTAGGTTTGTGGATTGTGGTGGTGTTGGAAGTACTGTAAGCTCTGTTGagtttctctattttttaattttttttagtttctctgTTTTCTCTGTAACTTTTGAAGGACTTGACGTTTGGTAGAGCTTCTTTagcttaagtatttttttttgtatttgtttgttgATGTTTTCCTGAGGTTTTTGGGTTTTATTGAATGCATGGTTGGATTTTTTGTATCTTTGTCTTTGAATCAGTTTCTGGTGGAGTTTGTTTGGGAGAAAGTGTGgctaagtaattttttttcatattaatatatacatctCTATGTTATTTTCTTGCACAGTGAGATCCTTCACCACTACATCGATATCATTGGTAAGTTtgttttctcatcttttttgtCATTTACATCCTTCTTATTATTACAagtgtttcatattttttttgtttttgatttccctcaattttttttatggatttcTTGATGTTTTCCATGTGAGAAATCAAATGGCTTTCGTCCAACAACTAGAAGTTGTGGGTATGTGGTGGTtttcatccatttttttttcttttcattttaactttgtTGATTCTAATCAAGTTTTTTCATTTGGATTTTCATATTGTCTTAAAAGAGCACGCTCTCAGGTTCGTGGATTGTGGTGGTGTTGGATGTGTGGGTAATGCTAAGCAGTGCTTTtgcataatgataattatgtaattatgtgtattgcattctttttttagttaaagaTGTTGACAATAatagatttaaaagataattttgatCATTGAGTTTACACTTTGATCTAATTGCATATTGTCAAATCATTAAAAGGTTTAACAATTATTGGTTATGATTTTCaaagttttaacttttttgttGACTTGCAAATATTTATCTAGATAATATTGTCAAAAAAAACTCTAAGAATGAATCAAAACTGTACTCTTTGATAATTATTGGACCCTTCTTCCTGCTGAGACATGCATAATGTATTCATGAAGttaagaataagaataaaaagttgTGTATTCTACTAGGACACCTTTCTGTTCTTGGaggtttatttaaatattatgttgtCTGGATTGAAtgcttttgaaatatatttgttttggtGTATGGCTTCACATAAGTTTGAACTTAAATTATCTTTCAAACTATCAAAATCTCTTGCCAGTTACCACTAACCTTTCTTCTTTGCTCTCAAGATTGGTTTTAAGTTAATGATTGGATAGAGAATTTATCTGGCTGGTAGATGGTTGGTTCTATTTGCTCCGCATCTAAATGCATTTTTTCCCAAAACAAAAGTGCAACAAGAATTATTATTACaggtatttcatattttttttttttatttccctcGAATTTCTTTAATGGATTTCTTGATGTTTCCCatatgagaaatcaaatgtttttttggtTCTATTTCCATATGACGTAACATGTATAGCTAATTAATTAACAGAATATATAACATGagccaattaattttaaaaacattcatAAGAAGCACTTTTGCAAAATTAGTGCTTGAGATTGTTTGGTGCAAATTTTTGTGATTCATAATGAAGCAAATTTTTGgggattttctttcaaaattaattttaaaaacattcatAATGAAGCAAATTTTTGGTTCTATTTTATCGTCAACCTTGAATGATATTTGAAgagcaaatttattttaaatttgtttcatttatttgCAATTGTTTGCATAGAGTTGACGTCATTTATGGGGATTTTCTACAGAACAGGCTAACTGGAAACAACATAAATCAATCAAAGGAATATCAGCTTACCTAGCACGAGTTAGTTTTATTTCACTCATTGGTGGTGAAAACATATTTGACTTTTGTTTGAACATTTTCAATGCAATTTCTATTTCAGTTTGGTGATCTCAGTTCACTTGAACAACATGGATTTGCAAGAAACAGGATGTGGTCATTGGATAGGGACCCTTCACCTCTTCCTCCCCTAAACAATCAATCATCTGTAGATCTAACATTGAAGTCAACAGAAGTTAACTTAAAGACACCATGTCTGTATATATGGATTCAAACTATGTTtgcctctttttccttctcccttTCTACATTTTTACTCATTAAAGATAAAGCACTGCTGAATGGAACCATCAAATGTCTAACTTGGCCGTATTTGTTTGGCTGCTTTTGCAGTTTTAAGTTTTGGCTTCGCATCTCTATCAATGCAGGCAACCTAATTTTGATTCCAGAGGTCAGAAACACTACTAACAaagcattttctttttcctttacaTTATGCAACTATTTATCGGTATCAGATATCTGGTGTGCATCTTAGATAGAGATTAACTGCTTACTTTGTTTTAAGATGATGCCTAGAATGTTATAAATCATCAATTCATCATTGTTgttttcttgcatttttttagggaaaaaaaaaacaacatccCAGTTGCACAAATTAATATCCAACACTCTCAAGCTTTCCAATTTCAAACTGTGGGTGCTGAATTTGCTTTATCTTTCCGAGGtaatttcttttactttcttagtgaactaaaataaatttctaatgaATACCCCATCCTGTGATATTTCTATCtatctattttctctttcttatcGATGTTCCAAGTCATTACAACATCAGTGGTTGTCTGAATCAAACATATTTCTGTGTATTTGTTTtctgtctttttttaaaaaaatgtgtttgtgTTAATTTTCAATGTTTCAGCATGATTTCAGTGTcttgctttttcttcttcttttattggaATATTTCAATAGGAAGATTACATCatggatttttttaaactataagctcattgatattgattgaactatttttatttcataataatttgGTTTGGATGTGATGTAACCTAGGTTTAGATTAGTAGAGTGATTCCTGGGTttggaacaattttttttttttttgctttcgtAGGTAGAAAACATTTTACATGCTATATTTGTATGGAATCTACTTACCGGCCAACCGAAGTGGGAGCAATTTATAAAAGAACAAATAGAgataattttacttttgataGAGGTTTAATTGGATTTTAATGATTTGGTATGGCTATACAATCACGGGAGAATTTTCAATTGATATTATACATCTAAGATAGAACCTGTTCTAAAATTATTGTTTCCTGTCCATGTTGTCATTGCAGATTTATATACACTTTTATTGAAACTATTGGGATTCAAGTCtgaaacaaaatcttaagaccTTTGTATTTGCTCGCTAGCACCATTTTCTAGCAATGTTGGAAGAAGTCCCGCAAGTGGGCAAAAGCGAGAGTGTCGGTGACAATGGGTGAGGTTAAGCATATCTAACGTGTAACCGGGAGAAACAAAGTAACATGTAATAACGTCTTCATGTTAAGGATTTAATTTGATCTATTGTGTATAGTTTTTTCATATATTGTCAAATAAATACAAGAGTTTAACAATCACATTTGTTATCAAAGAAGTTTAGCTTATATATATCTCTCTGTGTTTATGCGTGCTACCATattagttaacatttttttaggaACAATACTAAGACTTGAATGTATTAGTTtcttatttatctaattttatgtGCCACAAGTAACTCTaaataatcaaaagaattcttatatatgaaattataatgCCACGATGGCTAACTCAAAGCTAAACTGTCAGAATTTTTCAATCctgataaatttatatatttatatatataataaaaacggAGAAAGGCCTGGTTGCTTGTGCAATCTATTATTAATAAGCCCTTGGTAAACTTCTATAGTACATTGTGGGTTGTAATCCAACAAGAAGGGCTATTGCATCTTGCATTTCTACCATTGCATCTTTATTTCAGAAAATTCATTCTGAaatgcaaattttcattttggagATGGAGGATGCAATAATGAAAGTGCAGAAAACAAATGTCCAATTCAAGTAACTCCCAATGGACTGACATATTAATCCTTGGCACTCGATTTAAGTACACTTCAAGAGTTACGTGATGCCATCATCTTTTAGTATGGATCTGCACCAGCTCTTCAATTTCGGATTAATATATCATGGATAGTACACACAACTTTACATGGCATGCATGTTGAAATTCTGATAAAGAACACATGGATATTACATACATATGTACACACCCTGGAATCATTTTGTTATCTATTCCTACAATACATAGCAAAGGAAAATAACTTTCTGATAATGAACGCATAGCTAGCTATATTATCATGTCATCAACTTGGTAACCATTctttatcatataaatatacattttatttgtcattgctatctttatgttttaataaataatttggtTAACTTGAGGACATATTTTATCTTTGGATTATGAAAATGACTAGACATTCTGATTACTTAAATACACTACtacaatttttacatataacATCGGACCTTTAATATCGGTTattcacaaaaccgatgttaacaaaagcgcggtggcatttttttaaataagtagacttagttaacatcgattttccgaaaccgatgttaactagtcgatattaacatcggtcattttaataaccgatgttactatggagtagttaacatcggttttgtaaaaaccgatgttatcgagttgatgttaacatcggttttaagaaaaccgatgttacgtagttgatgttaacatcggttatttttaaaaaaccgatgttgttatcattatatattaaacttaTGAAATTGCACAACCAGCGCActtgaaccctatcgttcttcttctttctccttctgcctgagATCGTCTTTGTGTCAAACTGGCCTGtgcttccgtgactgcaaccacattgtggagatTGTGTTTGTGGAGATCGTCTTTGCCACTTATCGATTGAGGTACAtcctttcattttaacattaggcATTCGTCGTTTTAACATTTGCTCACTTTCGCAGGTCGAAGAAAAGTAGGAAAGGAAAGAGTCTCGAAAAGGGTACTCCCATGGCGTTCTTgttgtttctccttctgcctgagttattgtttgtcgcaaactgggctgcgcttccgtgactgcaaccacattatcgagttcgcgtttgtggagttcgtgtctgcgcttccatcgaaggtatgtctttgttgtatgttaatgatgaaaatccattgttcaatggtcTATCTCTGTTGTGATGTTTCGAAACCCTAGTTAAGCACAAAGGGTTAATCGTAACTGAATCTGTAGtgatttagcttctttttttttttttatcagcaaagataatataatattatatatgaaattgagtaccagaggtaccaaTACAAAGAGACCAGTAAGATGGTTCCCAAGGGCAGACTAGGGCAGTCTCGAATGGGAAATTAGGTGTGTGTGTACATAACTGCCTTAAGCAGTTATTGCAGAATAAATTATGTGTGTGTTTTTAGGACCATATGTAACTGCCTTAAGCAGTTATTGCAGAATAAATTATGGAGTAACAGCAGGGGGGTTAGATAGTTTTTAGTTGGTTTTCAGGAAGGGAGAGACCAGGCTCTCAAACATCTTGGGGGAAACCCATGTATTAACTGGTTTACTGAGTTTCCTGTGTAATTTGTAATTTctgttctatttcttttgaataaaattcagTCCTTATTCCCTTACCAGTTGGTATCTATCACattgctttttagtttttacattggttttgattgtgtttttgggAATCAGTCATTTAGATTAGGATCTTCTTCTCTGGTGCCATAATTTGGTAAAAATCAGGCCCCGAGATATTACACAGAGGGTTTCAGGGGcaaagctttgatttacatattgaatttcatccaaaattttgacaagtcattgttacttccatcaatattgatattgtatcatgcttaattatatgcattttcttattctaatcattgtgtgttgtgtgattatttcttccatgtaggtacatgattcctatttgttgtgaaagtgaaatgatgggcagcagcagcaagtgaggtgagtttatatttccttttttttgtctttatctttgttagtttgttatatatttttttattttatatgtttgagttttaaatgtgtaaaaaatagaaatagaaaggtcTGCTGATTGCTTATTAAATACAAAGTAGGATATTTTGGTTGTAGAGTTAAATTATCCCCCAGCCACACAATAGATAGGCTTCTTTGCTTCCATGTTGCCCCCCATAGATAGTAAATAGATAGGTAAGGCTGATAAAACTGAATTAATGAGAGTGATTCTGCCTCCCATAGATAGGCTTCTTTGCTTCTATTTTGCAAGTTTGGCTTCAAACTTCCTTATAATAGGTTGATTGTGATTATTAGCCAGCTCCCACACACAATCCATGAAGATACcttgaatagttttttttttttttggaaggcataaagtataatatattattgagaTAATCAAAATAGTACAAGTGGTactgaatgaaaagaaaatacaaaacacCTCTGGTGCTGCCTCCCAAAATAAAACCCAAACTAACCCATCAATAAAGCCATCTTCACATAGGTTAACCAAAGTACTCCTTTATATTAGAGGACCAATGATTAAAGCTAGTGTTGAAGCCTTTCTCTCTAGATTTTAGCCAAGACCAAGCTAAAAACATAGCCTCTTCCATGACTTTTGAGGAATCAAATTGTTTTCCTTGAAAGATGAGGTTATTCCTATGTTGCCAAATAGTACTAGTTAGAGCCAcccaccacccacaccatctGCTATGGTTTATATTAGCTCCAAATCCTTCACAAAATAGTGTTAAATGACTTGCTGGGACTGCTGGAAGAGGTCCTACTGCCTGGATCCATGTCATGGATTCCCACCACAGGGGCATTGTCCTTTGGCAATTCAAAAATAGATGACCCACTTCCTCCTGCACTTGACCACAGAGAGGGCAGCCAACATCTTGGAATATGACATTTCTTCTTAATAGGTTACCCTTAGTAGGTAATCTGTCCTTGAGGAGCCTCCAAGTGAAGACTGTTGCCCTTGGGGGGATTTTCATCTTccatattaatttgaaatttctgaCATCTGTGGCTGAGGCATTGGTGTTCAGCATTATTCTATAGGCTGACTTGGTGGAATATACTCCTGTTGATTCAGCTTTCCACATCATATTGTCCTTCACATATCTCTGAATAGAGATAGAAGTAATATCCTCCATAAAATTCACTGCCAAATCATTTTCGTGGTCAAATAAATTCCTCCTCCATTTGAAATCCCATCTCCATCTATCTTCAGAGAAAGTTCCCATCTTTGAAATGGTGTTGTGTTGCTGTCTACTGATCATAAAAAGTGAATTATATTTCTGCTGTAGAGTGCAGTCTTCCCCTAACCATTTTTCTGTCTAGAAATGAATTTTGTCACCCCCACCAACCTTCCAAGCCAGGTTTTGTTGAAAGAGGCTTTGACCAGAGTGATGATAAATCTTCCTCAAGTCCCTCCACCAGTGTGAGCATCCCCTTTTACCTCTGCCCGACTAAAACTCTTCCCAACCTCCATATTTAGAGTTAATGATTCTAGCCCATAACTGCTGCTGGTTAGAAGCTAAGGCCCATATCCATttgcccaacaaagcttcaTTAAATTTAGATATTTCTTTAATCCCCAAACCACCTTCCTCCTTAGGTAGGCAAATAACCTCCCATTTTACCCAGGGAATTTTCTTGTAGTCCTTGTCTCCCCCCCACAAAAAGTTTCTTTGCAATGCTACCAATCTATGAGCTACCTTTTGAGGAATCTTGAAGAAGGAAAACAGATATATTGGTAAAGCATTGAGGACCGAATTGATTAGAGTCACCTTCCCTGCCATGGAGATATTCTTCTGTGCCCACTTAGATAatttgtgatgcaatcctccctaggaaaggaccagtcactagaaccatgagcaagaggctccaagaagattgggctagagctgctgaagaaggccctagggttctcatgaaccttagggtagatttctgagcccatgggccaaggttgggtccaattatctttgtacatattagactaggatgtcattatctttgtaccctagaaatataggatttttcagcccttgtattttagggcacctagactagtttttgtattaggggtagttttgtaatttcacatgcactaagtggatatttgatgtgtgtggttggaaataaatttaattgaattggtagaagcccaatccaattaaattttagagggggaggtgagcatttgcttactacaccccattgtcacatcatatagtcacactttgtgcatgtccttcatgcttttcatgcctcatgacacctaagcacacttagtggagaatcttggaattgatcttggattagtgggctgaaccataactaaaattcactaatcataattagtgaaattttggctccaaagtttggctccacaaattcaatttcaaattcaagtgaaatttgaatttccctccaattttgtgtgacacttaggctataaatagaggtcatgtgtgtgcatttttttcaactttgatcatttgaatattaacttcagatttcagagctcttttagagcactaaattttgtgctcttctctccctctcccttcattcatctccttcttcctccaagctcttatccatggcctcctatggtggtgagcttcttctagactcatcttctccttggagtggcgtctcctctctctcttccttctccattccgctgccattcatcttccaaggagcaaaggaatccattgatgaagaagatcctaggcctacaagctccaatggagcttacatcatgtggtatcaagagcatcttcatctgggtgatgttcttttgcttcctctatctttttgttcggtgaattctctttaattccttgttcttcatcttattctccatgtatatcctccattttcttgtggtttggtgctgtttagagtagattcaaaaaaaataaaccgattaaatcttagatctacacttgttcttgcatttctatggttcaaattttgtagatctactcttgaatcttgtttttgtgttgattttaggttctatcaactTTCATTcgtaatattcttgtgctgaaactttagatctaaattttgttccaaaatattgattagaaaaaaaaaacacaaaaatctaagtgtaaatcacttaatccatgttgtcttagagtcatgtttagtcatagtaattgtcacattatgctctaagtttgtgttgaatttttattttgtttattgaattctagatacatttgttcatgtattcttgtcattcttagtctatcttttgaattttgagtctaattcatgcatgttatttagttcataacatgttctaaatcaattcctagaagtagtcttgttgttgaactcttttttgttttctaagattcctacatgatgcctatgatgaagttgagttgtggtgctgagttgtggctggatttgtgaatcaaataagtcttaagctctcttgaattgtgttattcaagataattgagcataagcaaacacaaattgtaactatccaagccttaagcaacataaacactactcttgatttctaggttgaaatcgctggtgctggcagcttgaacatacaaaattgtataaattactgggaattggtcactacgaattttgagctgaaatttttactgaattttatatacatctggaaaaaaattataaaaaaagaaccaagcgatttggattaaaggaaaaaataataaaaattacacaagttggcagaaaaatcagtgtccaggaaaaaaaagtgaaagggaagtgtgcttgttgttttggctcaaaaatttgttctataattggtgcctattttataccaatcctagttctgaaatttaaattgaaaattattgtgaaaacaagtgccaaaagataggaagatcatttataatggcctaactaatgagattagcctcacccatcttggcactaaatttgtgttgcatcctcaaacaccttcacaggtggccaaagatcaactaactatgaaagataagagggatgaggaagaaaaattagaaaaacaaaagaaaaagaaggatagtagggccttgtcttcaaaggccagggggaatgaaaaaaagggaaaggattcctccaagaagattgttaagaaggaaaatcattttgcaacaaaaggtgatattaaaagagcactccttcttaaacaatctttctaccttcttctatcaagggaaacatcccttagcactgccacaattcctacatttgagaccttacccccaaaggtccaagaactattacatgaatttggtgatatatttcccaaagagataccccctgggctacctcctttaaggggaatagaacaccaaatagatttagtcctaggagcaagccttcctaataggccagcctataggactaaccctcaggagactaaggagatagagtctcaggttaaagaattgttggagaagggctgggtccaagagagcctaagcccatgtgctgtgccagtgttgttggtgcccaaaaaggatggtacgtggagaatgtgtacagattgcagggccatcaacaacatcactgtaaagtataggcaccccattcctagacttgatgatttgcttgatgagttgcatggtgccaatatcttttcaaaaattgatcttaaaagtggttatcaccaaatcaggatgaaaaagggtgatgagtggaaaattgctttcaagaccaagtttggtttgtatgaatggctagtgatgccttttgggctcactaatgcaccaagcacctttatgaggcttatgcatcatgtcttaagggatttcataggtagatttgtagttgtttattttgatgatattttagtgtatagtaggagcctagatgatcacttaggacatctcagacaagttctttcagtccttaggaaaaaacccctctatgcaaatatagagaagtgtaccttttgtgtagataatatagttttcttaggttttgtagttggtagaaatggggtccaagtggaccctgagaaaatcaaggccatccaagaatggcccaccccaaaaagtgtgggagatattaggagcttccatgggttagcaagcttctatagaaggttcgttcctaatttccctacaattgcatcacctctcaatgagctggtgaagaagaatgtggcatttacctggggtgaaaaacaagagcaagcctttgctttgctcaaagaaaagcttactaaggcacctgttctagctcatcctgacttttctaaaacttttgagcaagaatgtgatgcctctggagtgggagttggagctgtattgttacaaggtgggccccctattgcttattttattgaaaaacttcatagtgccaccctcaactaccccacctatgataaagagctttatgccttaataagagccctccaaacttgggaacattaccttgtttccaaggaatttgtcattcatagtgatcattaatcacttaagtacattagagggcaaatcaagttaaacaagaggcatgcaaaatgggtagagtactgtcataccctaatttcgtccggggattattacttgatgacatgcaacctttggttagccgctttgagattacttggcgtcctttgttgcacaataaatgaagtcctgagacgtgtcagaaatcaaaaggagctgggtggcaagctcctcccctattttgctataaataggggaaagagtgAAGAGGagaggggttcagccttcttggcacttcggattctctcgaaattgctaaggaaaattgtttccgtgaagaaaatccaagctgaggtgcttccgtaacgtttccgtgagtaattacgcgaagattttcgaccgttcttcaacattcatcgttcgttcttcgttttcttcagtcttcaacaggtaagtacctcaaatcgagcttttcaattcattttatgtacccgtggtggtttacatttcatttcatgtatttttattctcgttttcatttactttccgtacccccttttaacgtgcttcagtcatttatttaagtcgtttctcgcctaatctaaaaataaaataaatttccatcgatcatttgaattgtatcattcgttaatttctattaaaatgaattccgatcgttcggtcgtgtcataaccacgttggaaatcaaaaaagaggtaaaataataatataataataaaaaatatcctttagtaaaatgaagcgaaaacaaatcaatcggacgttttctctttgggatttctcattct of the Glycine max cultivar Williams 82 chromosome 13, Glycine_max_v4.0, whole genome shotgun sequence genome contains:
- the LOC102670174 gene encoding uncharacterized protein, whose amino-acid sequence is MGTFSEDRWRWDFKWRRNLFDHENDLAVNFMEDITSISIQRYVKDNMMWKAESTGVYSTKSAYRIMLNTNASATDVRNFKLIWKMKIPPRATVFTWRLLKDRLPTKGNLLRRNVIFQDVGCPLCGQVQEEVGHLFLNCQRTMPLWWESMTWIQAVGPLPAVPASHLTLFCEGFGANINHSRWCGWWVALTSTIWQHRNNLIFQGKQFDSSKVMEEAMFLAWSWLKSREKGFNTSFNHWSSNIKEYFG